The region TATCCTGTCGGCCATCATCAGGTCCTCCATCAGGGGAACATCGGGGAATCCCCCGGTGCTCTCGAAAAACTCCCTTCGCATAAACATCGCCTGGTCTCCGGTAAACGACCGGAAAAGAAGGGTCCTTGCGTTTATCATCCAACCGATGAGGCGGTAGATGAACCGGCTGCCGGAAAGCCTTACGAAGAAGCACCCCCCGAGGGTTTTACCGTCGAGCATCTTTTCCCCGAGCAGGAGGGCCCATCCGCCGGGAAGTGTTGTGTCTGCGTGGAGAAATAGAAAAATATCTCCGGAGCACATCCTTGCACCCTCGTTCATCTGCGCTGCCCTCCCGCTGCGCCCGGCCTCCGTGACCGTAACGCCGGGGTAAGCACGTGCGATTTCGATCGTCCTGTCCGTGCTTCCCCCGTCTGCAACCACGACCTCGAAGGGGTCTCCTGCGATCACGGATGCAAGGGCCTGCCCTATGTTCTCCTCCTCGTTCAGGGAAGGGATGATCACCGATACCCTGTTTTTCATGATTTTTTCCCCGTCATCGGACAGGCAATTTTTCACTTTCCTCCGGGAAGAGTATAAAATGGTGGTGTGGACGAGAGCAAAGCAATTATGAAAGAGCGGCAAGGGAGAGGCAGGTGAAAAAGTTATCGGACAGCATCCTTTCGGTGCTTTTGGCAAAGTTCCCCGTACTGTTCCGGATGTGGGAGAGAAAGGCGCAGATCCTAACTTTCGAGGAAACCTACTGGGCAGAACCGCCGGAAGATCCCTTTGCCGCGCGGGTCGCCCTGGTGACAACGGCAGGTGTCCACGTTACAGGCGACAGGCCTTTCGACATGAAGGACCGGGACGGGGACCCCACCTACCGGGAGATACCCTCGGACACGGCAGCTTCCAGCCTGAGCATAACCCACGATTACTATGACATCCGGGACGCGGAGCTGGACCCCGGCGTCGTGTTTCCCCTCGATGTCCTGCTGGATATGGAAANNNNNNNNNNNNNNNNNNNNNNNNNNNNNNNNNNNNNNNNNNNNNNNNNNNNNNNNNNNNNNNNNNNNNNNNNNNNNNNNNNNNNNNNNNNNNNNNNNNNNNNNNNNNNNNNNNNNNNNNNNNNNNNNNNNNNNNNNACACCCCTTCGGATTTCCGAACCAGAAGTTCCTCCAGAAAAGGCTCCTTAATCTGCTCCTTGAAAAGTTAAAGGAGATCAAGACTCCCGGAACCTTCGAGAAGATACCCATTTACCGGGACGACAGGGGTGACTGCCCCGTCTGCCGGGACCCGGCGTAGCGCTTTAGATTGTGGCATCTCCCTTGCATCGCGATAGGGGAAAAAGAGAGGAGGTGCTGTCATGAACGTTTTCAAATCATTCGTTGCTATTTTCGTGCTTTTTTTCTTCGCCCTTGCGCCGGCGCTTACAACTCCTTCCCTTGGCGAAGACAAACCCCGCACATCCGTTACGGAGAAGGTGAAGGATAGGGACGCGACGAGACACCGCCTGACGGGCACGGTCTTGAAAGTCGATCGGAACGAGGGTGTCGTGCACGTGAAGGGACGGAGGGGAGAGCGCTCGTTTATGGTGACGCCCGATATGGCGAGCAAGGTATCTTTGGGAGAGAGGGTGAGGGTCTACTACCTGACCACCCCGGACAAAAAAGTTGTTGTCAAGAGGATAAAAAAAATAAATAATGGAGAGGAAGTTACGGACGGGGAGAGAGGGCGGAAAGGACGCGATACGCGTGACCAGTGACCTGTCAGATAGATTATTTCATGCAGCCGGGGGATTGTGATCCCCCTTTTTTTTTGCTGTTTGTTTAACGATTGACAACATTTCAGGCCTTTGATACATAGTGAGTTCTCACGCAAAAAACCGGAGGTGAACGAGATGAAAAAGTACTACCTTCTTGCGCCTGGACCGACGCCCATCCCTCCCGAAGTCCTGCTGAAGATGGCGGAGCCGATAGTCCATCACCGGGCCCCGGCATTTGAGGCGATCATGGAGGAGGTCAGGGAAGGCCTCAAGTATGTTTTTCAGACGGAGAGAGAAGTGCTGGTGTTTGCGTCATCCGGGACAGGTGCGATGGATGGTGCCATTTCGAACTTTTTGAAAAAAGGGGATAAAGCGATATGCGTCCGCGGCGGTAAGTTCGGAGAGCGGTGGGCGGAGATTTGCGAAACCTACGGGGTCAATCCGGTAAACATCGATGTCCCTTACGGCCAGGCGGTTGATCCGGCTGACGTGGGCAGGGCCCTCGAGGAGAATCCCGATGCCAAAGCCGTATACGTGCAGGCCTCGGAAACCTCCACCGGGGCAATGCATCCGGTCAAGGAGATCGCAAAGCTCACAAGGGACAGGGACAGAACGATACTCGTCGTCGATGCCATCACCGCCCTGGGTGTCTTCAGCGTCCCCACGGACAAGTGCGGTCTCGATATCGTCCTCGCCGGCTCCCAGAAGGCGTTCATGCTTCCACCGGGGCTCGCCTTCGCGGCAGTGTCGGAGAAAGCGTGGAAACTTGCCGAAGAATCAGACCTGCCCAAATATTACTTCGATTACCGGAAGGAAGCGAAGGCGATAGCCAAGAACCAGACCGCCTATACCCCCGCGGTCTCCTTGCTTATGGGGCTCTGCCAGGTACTGAAGATGATGAGGGAAGAAGGGCTGGAGAATGTATTCGCACGGCACGCCAGGATTGCACGGGCGACGAGGGAGGGCGTCAAGGCAATGGGGCTCGAGCTCTTTGCTCCCGCTTCGCCGAGCAATGCCGTTACTGCCGTGAAGGTTCCGGAAGGGGTCGACGGCGGCAAGATCCCCAAGACGCTACGGGACGAGCACAACATCACCATAGCCGGCGGCCAGGGGAGCATGAAAGGGCACATTTTCAGGATTGCCCACCTCGGGTACGCGGGCAACTTCGACGTGATAATCGCGATGGCTGCCCTCGAGATGACCCTGAAGCGGCTCGGCTATCCCGTCGAGTTCGGCACGGGTGTCAGCGCAGCGATGCAGGTTCTCGAGGAGGAGAGGGCGACAATATAAGAAAGGAGTTACAGCGATATGGGAAGCGTGAAAGTTTTGGCACTGGACAACCTACAGGCGGTGGGCATAGATTTTATGCGAAGCGAGGGTATAGATGTCGACGTGCAGGGCAAGATGAGCCCCGAGGAGCTGAAAGAAGTGATCAACTCCTACGACGCCATCATCGTCAGGAGCGGGACGAAAGTCCCGGCTGAGGTCCTTGGCGGCATAGAGAGACTCAAGGTCATCGGGAGGGCTGGCGTCGGTGTAGACAACATCGATGTCAGCGCGGCCACGAAAAACGGCGTCGTCGTCATGAATACCCCCGGGGGGAATACGGTCACGACGGCGGAGCACACGATTTCGCTCATGATGTCCCTGGTNNATCGTCGCCGACCGGGCGAAGGGCCTCAAGATGATCGTCCTTGGCTACGACCCGTACATTTCTGCCGAGGATGCCGCGCTCCTCGGGGTGGAGCTCGTCTCGCTGGAGGAGCTGTTCAAGCGCTCCGATGTCGTTACCGTCCATACGCCCCTGACGCCGGAAACCAAGAACATAATCAACGCGGAAAACATATCCAAGATGAAAGACGGCGTGTACATCATAAACTGCGCGCGGGGCGGCATCGTCAACGAGGCCGAACTTGCAGAGGCGGTGAATTCGGGAAAGGTGGCGGGCGCCGCCATCGATGTTTTCCCCCAGGAG is a window of Deltaproteobacteria bacterium DNA encoding:
- a CDS encoding glycosyltransferase, whose translation is MKNRVSVIIPSLNEEENIGQALASVIAGDPFEVVVADGGSTDRTIEIARAYPGVTVTEAGRSGRAAQMNEGARMCSGDIFLFLHADTTLPGGWALLLGEKMLDGKTLGGCFFVRLSGSRFIYRLIGWMINARTLLFRSFTGDQAMFMRREFFESTGGFPDVPLMEDLMMADRIRKDGKVAFIGNPVKTASRKWERFGPVRTIFLMWYIKSLF
- a CDS encoding aminotransferase class V-fold PLP-dependent enzyme; the encoded protein is MKKYYLLAPGPTPIPPEVLLKMAEPIVHHRAPAFEAIMEEVREGLKYVFQTEREVLVFASSGTGAMDGAISNFLKKGDKAICVRGGKFGERWAEICETYGVNPVNIDVPYGQAVDPADVGRALEENPDAKAVYVQASETSTGAMHPVKEIAKLTRDRDRTILVVDAITALGVFSVPTDKCGLDIVLAGSQKAFMLPPGLAFAAVSEKAWKLAEESDLPKYYFDYRKEAKAIAKNQTAYTPAVSLLMGLCQVLKMMREEGLENVFARHARIARATREGVKAMGLELFAPASPSNAVTAVKVPEGVDGGKIPKTLRDEHNITIAGGQGSMKGHIFRIAHLGYAGNFDVIIAMAALEMTLKRLGYPVEFGTGVSAAMQVLEEERATI